TGAGATCCACGGCTACTTTAGAATCATGAGTCTCCGCAAAGCTGCGGTAGGTATAGCTAGCTaggtatcaaaatttttgaaagaGAAGTGCAGAGAGACAGAGGACGGaagaaagagaggagagagagagagagattcttGGCAGAACTATTTGACCAAACTTGCAAGAATCCTGACAAATGAAACTATATATGcaacttttttttctttctttattttttcttttcttaaaattatatgtttttttttactatatatgtttttatgtaaattttcaaGATGAAATATTTACATAAGAAATTATATATAGTTTTTAAGTTGTATTCAAGGAAGACAAGACAGATACTTTGCAGGCCAAAAAAGTGAAAGAGGTTTCAAAAAGGGATATGCATATGAGAATTGTGTGCgcttcatgaaaaaaaaaaaaaaaaaaaaaaatatatatatatatatatatatatatatatatatatatatatatagtccaaAGAAATTTCCTTATAAAATAGAGCAAGATTTTGTCTGCTTCAACCAGTTCTTGTTCATGAAGGAAATTTCAGAACATTTTAATCATATTGTAAATTCCAGTTTTATAAACTATAGAAGAACATGCAAGAAAATTATATGTTTGATGGATTAGGCTGTTCATTAATTGAATATTgcagcatatatatatatggtggaTGGCTTCTTCTAGTTATTCCAATTCTCCATGTGCTGCTTGCAAGTTCCTGAGGAGAAAATGCTTGCCAGATTGCATATTTGCACCTTATTTCCCACCTGAAGAGCCTCAGAAATTTGCCAATGTTCACAAGATATTTGGTGCAAGCAATGTGAGTAAGCTGCTCAATGAGGTCCTTCCCCATCAGAGAGAAGATGCAGTGAACTCTCTAGCCTATGAAGCTGAGGCAAGAATGAAAGATCCAGTGTATGGTTGTGTTGGTGCAATTTCTGTCCTCCAAAGGCAAGTCATTAGACTCCAAAAGGAATTAGATGCTACCAATGCTGATTTGATAAGGTATGCCTGTAATGAAATGCCACCAACATCATTTGGAAGATCATCAAGGATGGGTCATGGAGGATCATCATCATCTGCTTCTTATGATCAAAATTCTGCTTTGTATTATCCTCCTCCTTGGAATAATGACGCTCAAGAGAGAGGAGATCATGGtagcatttaatttttaaatttatattttattttaatagcaTATCCTGTATAACTGTACTTGCAGTACTTTTAACCCCTTTAGGGTTTTCTTCTCTGAAATTACTAGCCCTGTACTTTGGCACCACAAAAAATTAGTATGGTTTGGTATCTAGTGGAGACCTTGGATCGTTCTATGGCATTTGAGTCTGCACTTCCCCAGATGGATTATATAACTGTGGTGTATGTTAAGTGCATTAATTGGTAACAAACTCCAATCAGTATCAAAATCAACCT
The Hevea brasiliensis isolate MT/VB/25A 57/8 chromosome 15, ASM3005281v1, whole genome shotgun sequence genome window above contains:
- the LOC110641299 gene encoding LOB domain-containing protein 25, which encodes MASSSYSNSPCAACKFLRRKCLPDCIFAPYFPPEEPQKFANVHKIFGASNVSKLLNEVLPHQREDAVNSLAYEAEARMKDPVYGCVGAISVLQRQVIRLQKELDATNADLIRYACNEMPPTSFGRSSRMGHGGSSSSASYDQNSALYYPPPWNNDAQERGDHGSI